One window from the genome of Desulforegula conservatrix Mb1Pa encodes:
- a CDS encoding M24 family metallopeptidase — MFFTSKTYERRIEKLRSQMAEMELDALLVSIEENRRYLSGFKGEDTQFDESAGILLVCKDALFLLTDSRFEEQARNEASSFETRIYHSGMPKTLAEIIKEKKLVRIGFESLRMSVKQFNDLKSATDELNVILSPCENMVENLRIIKDDEEISLMRDALHISESVFKALLPQIIPGVTEKQMAWELEKNLRHAGAEAMSFPVIAASGPNASLPHAIPSDRKLNTNEGFLFDWGIKLHGYCSDITRTIFIGNPPDEFKKVFITVFEAQQKAQSAIKAGVNGKDIDRIARDHIESSDYKGRFGHSLGHGVGLAIHESPRLSPIKDFILETGMVVTVEPGIYIPGWGGVRLENMVVVKPDGFEILNSTSSLDFAHWL, encoded by the coding sequence ATGTTTTTTACCAGCAAAACTTATGAAAGACGCATAGAAAAATTACGTAGCCAAATGGCAGAAATGGAGCTTGATGCACTTCTTGTATCCATAGAAGAAAACAGAAGATATTTAAGTGGATTCAAAGGAGAGGACACACAATTTGACGAATCCGCAGGTATTCTACTTGTATGCAAGGATGCCCTGTTTCTTCTTACGGACTCACGATTCGAAGAACAGGCCAGAAATGAAGCAAGCTCTTTTGAGACAAGGATTTACCATTCCGGTATGCCTAAAACTCTTGCTGAAATAATCAAAGAGAAAAAACTTGTAAGAATTGGCTTTGAAAGCCTAAGAATGAGCGTCAAACAGTTTAATGATTTAAAATCTGCAACAGATGAGCTTAACGTAATACTGTCTCCTTGTGAAAACATGGTGGAGAATCTGAGAATAATTAAAGATGATGAAGAAATCTCTTTAATGAGGGATGCTCTCCATATATCAGAAAGTGTTTTCAAAGCCCTTCTCCCCCAAATCATACCTGGCGTTACTGAAAAACAAATGGCCTGGGAGCTTGAAAAGAATCTGAGACATGCCGGAGCCGAGGCTATGTCTTTTCCTGTCATAGCAGCTTCAGGTCCTAATGCCTCTCTTCCGCATGCAATTCCATCTGACAGAAAGCTCAATACTAATGAAGGATTTCTTTTTGACTGGGGAATAAAGCTGCATGGTTATTGTTCAGATATCACAAGAACGATATTCATTGGGAATCCTCCCGATGAATTCAAAAAAGTTTTCATCACTGTTTTTGAAGCACAGCAGAAGGCCCAGTCCGCAATTAAGGCAGGGGTAAACGGTAAAGACATAGACAGAATAGCCCGCGACCACATAGAATCATCTGATTACAAAGGAAGATTCGGACACAGCCTTGGACATGGAGTTGGGCTCGCCATACATGAATCACCAAGACTAAGCCCTATTAAGGACTTTATCCTGGAAACGGGCATGGTAGTTACAGTTGAACCGGGGATCTACATACCAGGATGGGGCGGAGTAAGGCTTGAGAATATGGTCGTGGTAAAACCGGATGGGTTTGAGATTCTTAATTCAACTTCGAGCCTTGACTTTGCTCACTGGCTGTAA
- the xerD gene encoding site-specific tyrosine recombinase XerD — translation MESFGLIDSYLNYLIIEKGLADNTITAYSSDLSFFMEFIEGSGSTSIKDIEQSEILKYLIFMRDLGLDAKSRARKLIAVRGFFKYLCREEIIEKDPAKAIDLPRSSLKLPDVVSVPQIKKLLDAPDEDTPAGIRDGAMLELLYASGLRVSELINVKLMDVNLEAGFVRVFGKGSRERVIPLGSYAINRIEKYKSEARPFFLKGERSDFLFLSKRSKPMTRQGFWKILKGYCLKTGLLSSISPHTFRHSFATHLLEGGADLRAVQIMLGHSDISTTQIYTHISRDHLRSVHTKYHPRG, via the coding sequence ATGGAATCCTTCGGACTTATTGACTCATATCTGAATTATCTTATTATAGAAAAAGGCCTTGCTGATAACACTATTACTGCTTACAGCAGCGACCTGTCCTTTTTCATGGAATTCATTGAAGGGTCAGGCTCAACAAGTATTAAGGATATTGAACAGTCTGAAATACTGAAATATCTTATTTTCATGAGAGACCTGGGCCTTGATGCAAAATCAAGGGCGAGGAAGCTGATTGCGGTTAGGGGGTTTTTCAAATATCTGTGCAGAGAGGAAATAATTGAAAAAGACCCTGCAAAAGCGATTGATCTTCCACGGTCTTCCCTCAAACTTCCTGATGTGGTTTCAGTACCACAGATAAAAAAACTGCTCGATGCCCCGGATGAAGATACTCCGGCAGGTATAAGGGACGGCGCAATGCTTGAACTTCTCTATGCTTCTGGGCTGAGAGTTTCTGAGCTTATAAATGTCAAATTAATGGATGTAAATCTTGAAGCAGGTTTTGTGCGGGTTTTCGGCAAGGGAAGCAGGGAAAGGGTCATACCACTCGGAAGCTATGCAATTAATAGAATTGAAAAATATAAATCCGAAGCAAGGCCTTTTTTTCTAAAAGGAGAAAGAAGTGATTTTCTATTTCTTTCCAAAAGAAGTAAACCAATGACAAGGCAGGGATTCTGGAAAATTTTAAAGGGGTATTGTCTGAAAACAGGACTTCTGTCCAGTATTTCACCACATACCTTCAGGCATTCATTCGCGACACATCTGCTTGAAGGCGGAGCCGATCTTAGGGCCGTTCAGATAATGCTCGGTCATTCGGATATTTCAACTACACAGATATATACCCACATTTCCAGGGATCACCTGAGAAGTGTACATACAAAATACCACCCAAGGGGTTGA
- the dapB gene encoding dihydrodipicolinate reductase, producing MISVMINGLPGNVAKNLISHTISDARFKLVPFSLTGPDTKEDSINVDGVEIGLLKPENRDEKIKRIKKDYGNFIAIDYTHPTAVNSNGEFYARHSIDFLMGTTGGDREKLFKDVEQSSICAVIAPNMAKQIVGFQAMMEYAADTFPNLFKNYSLKIKESHQKGKADTSGTAKAMVTYFNKLGLDFKADDIIMEREPENQRMMGIPEDHIKGHAWHTYTLVSNDETVKFEFTHNINGRDIYSTGTLDAVEFLSGKLGKGLKGKIFSMIDVLKG from the coding sequence ATGATATCTGTTATGATAAATGGCCTACCAGGTAATGTTGCAAAGAATCTTATATCCCACACGATTTCAGATGCAAGATTCAAACTTGTACCCTTCTCCCTCACTGGACCAGATACAAAAGAAGACAGTATTAATGTCGATGGTGTTGAGATAGGTCTTCTTAAGCCTGAAAACAGGGACGAAAAAATAAAAAGAATAAAAAAAGATTACGGGAATTTCATAGCCATCGACTATACCCACCCCACTGCTGTTAATTCAAATGGAGAGTTTTATGCCAGGCACTCCATTGATTTTCTGATGGGAACCACAGGAGGAGACAGGGAAAAGCTTTTCAAGGATGTTGAACAGTCTTCAATATGCGCTGTCATTGCACCAAACATGGCAAAACAGATTGTGGGCTTTCAGGCCATGATGGAATACGCGGCTGATACTTTCCCGAATCTTTTCAAAAACTACAGTCTGAAAATCAAGGAAAGCCATCAAAAAGGCAAAGCTGACACAAGCGGGACAGCCAAAGCAATGGTGACCTACTTCAACAAATTAGGACTCGACTTCAAGGCCGATGACATAATAATGGAAAGAGAACCAGAAAATCAAAGGATGATGGGAATCCCTGAAGATCATATAAAAGGTCATGCCTGGCACACATATACACTCGTATCAAACGATGAAACCGTAAAATTTGAGTTTACTCACAACATAAATGGAAGAGATATCTATTCCACTGGAACTCTTGACGCTGTCGAGTTCCTATCAGGTAAGCTTGGGAAAGGGCTTAAAGGCAAAATATTTTCAATGATTGATGTTCTGAAAGGCTAA
- a CDS encoding formylglycine-generating enzyme family protein yields the protein DDEELEVLEDDSEIVEVEDEDTEIIEVDDDEELEVLDDDSEIVEVEDEDTEIIEVDDDEELEVLDDDSEIVEIEDEDTEIIEVDDDEELEVFEDDSEIVEVEEEDTEIIEVDEDDDLEVLEDDSEIVEVEDEDSEIIEVDDDEELEVLDDDSEIVEVEDEDTEVIEDEEAIELEDDEELEVIDDSDNIEILDEGEDFEEIDERALNQSGMPIDAFSDEFKIDPEKLLSEQFDGYLGAMERFYNQYLIIPGGNYTVGSHRGGKNVMPISEEQIETFYMSKFPVTNALFEVFVEKTGYITTAEKKGFGFVYRGRFLQKTDKRTGRKISVWQASLTRQKTEGAFWYQPFGPASNLHGKRNHPVVQVSLEDARAFAAWTGKSTPTEIEWEAAARTYDYMLYPWGNEWIPGRCNVESSAISDTTAVDYYPDSVNPFEIEDLAGNVYEWTETVADAMSSPDSGRIFYMAKGGSWISPDAFDMSMRNIFPSDFTSNIIGFRCVAR from the coding sequence GACGATGAAGAACTTGAAGTTTTGGAGGATGACTCCGAGATTGTTGAAGTCGAGGATGAAGATACCGAAATCATTGAAGTGGATGACGATGAAGAACTCGAGGTTTTGGACGATGACTCCGAGATCGTTGAAGTCGAGGATGAAGATACCGAAATCATAGAAGTGGACGACGATGAAGAACTCGAGGTTTTGGACGATGACTCTGAGATTGTTGAAATCGAGGATGAAGATACTGAAATCATAGAAGTGGACGACGATGAAGAGCTTGAAGTTTTTGAAGATGACTCTGAGATTGTTGAAGTCGAGGAGGAAGATACCGAAATCATCGAAGTCGATGAGGATGATGATCTCGAGGTTTTAGAAGATGATTCCGAGATTGTTGAAGTCGAGGACGAAGATAGCGAAATCATAGAAGTGGACGACGATGAAGAGCTTGAAGTTTTGGACGATGACTCTGAGATTGTCGAAGTCGAGGATGAAGATACCGAAGTTATTGAAGATGAAGAAGCTATCGAGCTTGAAGATGATGAAGAGCTTGAGGTTATAGACGACTCGGATAATATTGAAATACTGGATGAAGGCGAAGACTTTGAAGAAATAGATGAAAGAGCCCTTAACCAGAGCGGCATGCCCATAGACGCATTCAGTGATGAGTTCAAAATTGACCCTGAAAAACTTCTGTCAGAGCAATTTGACGGCTATCTTGGGGCGATGGAAAGATTTTACAACCAGTATCTTATAATTCCTGGCGGCAATTATACTGTTGGCTCACACAGAGGTGGGAAAAACGTGATGCCGATTTCAGAAGAGCAGATAGAAACTTTTTATATGAGCAAATTCCCTGTAACAAATGCTCTTTTTGAAGTATTTGTGGAAAAAACAGGCTATATCACGACTGCTGAAAAAAAAGGATTCGGGTTTGTCTATCGTGGAAGATTTCTACAGAAAACAGACAAAAGAACAGGCAGAAAAATCTCTGTGTGGCAGGCTTCCCTCACAAGACAAAAAACAGAAGGGGCCTTCTGGTATCAGCCATTCGGGCCTGCAAGCAATCTTCACGGCAAAAGGAACCACCCTGTTGTTCAGGTAAGCCTTGAGGATGCAAGGGCATTTGCAGCATGGACTGGTAAAAGCACCCCCACTGAGATTGAATGGGAAGCAGCTGCAAGGACATACGACTACATGCTTTACCCATGGGGCAACGAATGGATTCCAGGGAGATGCAATGTTGAGTCAAGCGCAATTTCTGATACTACGGCTGTAGATTATTATCCTGACAGTGTAAACCCTTTTGAGATAGAAGATCTTGCGGGGAATGTGTATGAATGGACTGAAACTGTCGCAGATGCCATGTCTTCGCCGGATTCAGGAAGAATTTTTTATATGGCAAAGGGAGGGAGCTGGATTTCACCTGATGCCTTTGACATGTCAATGAGAAATATTTTCCCTTCGGACTTTACATCAAATATAATCGGATTCAGATGCGTTGCCAGATAA